CAGCATCCTGCCCCGAGCATGTCCTTCGCGCCACCATGCCCGCAATACCTCCAACAAGGTCGGGGAGAGCATCGCATAGCGATCCCGGTGCCCCTTGCCTTGCTCCACCCGGATGCTCATGCGCTCGCTGTCGATGTCGCCGACCTTCAGCGACACCACCTCCGAGGCACGCAGCCCTGCGCCATAGGCGACCGAGAGGGCCGCGCGGTACTTCAGCCCCGGCGCCGCCTCCAGCAACCGGGTGACCTCCTCGACGCTGAGAATCACCGGCAGCGTGCGTGGCTGGTGGACATGCGCCACCTTCGCCATCACCGCGACGCGATCGAGCGTGATGTCGAAGAAGAACCGCAGACCCGTCAAGGCGGCGTTGATCGAGATCGCCGAAACCCCCCGGTCGGCCAGGTGCAGCTGGTAGCGACGCACGTCCTCCGCCGTGGCGTTCGCCGGGGAGCGCTCGAGAAAGACGTTGAAGTCACGCACGGCTCGCAGATATCCGGCCTGCGTCTTCTCGCCGAGCTTGCGCATGCGCATGTCTTCGAGCATGCGCTGACGCAACGGGCTGATGGGATTCGGTGTGGCGGACATGGCGGTGCTCCTGTCTGGAGGTTGAGGTTGACTGCACCTCCAACCTCTAGACCGCAAGCCGCTGGTCCGCCGCCTTTTTGCTCCAAGATCCGATCCCCGCTCCCCTACCGCGCGAGCGGTTTAGTCCTCTGGGGCAAAGTGATCGGTCGGCTAGCTCGGCTCGGTGGCCGGTCCGGGTCGAGAACGGGCCCTTCCGCCGCCTCTCGGCCAGAGGTGCTGCAGTACGGATAGATCGGCAGAAGTCAGATGAGCGAATCTTAGAAATCCGTGACGAGATGATGTTGGAAACAACACGGGTCATCTCAGCCGCTCTCGGGCGGCGGACTGGTCTACCCTCCAAGGTACCCATGTCCGCTGTCCGGGGTACCTCGTGTCTCTTTCGCTCCTGCGTTTGCTCCCTGCCCTCCTCGTCCTGACCCTCCCGTTCTTCCCTCCAGCCCATGCCTACACCCTCAACGGCAAAGTCGTTCGAATTCTCGACGGCGATACCGTCGAGGTGCTCGATGCCAACCAGCGCACCCACCGAGTGCGCCTCGCCGGTATCGATGCCCCCGAGAGCAAGCAACCCTTCGGGGCCAAGGCCAAGCGGGTGCTCTCTGAGCTAGTCGGCGGCGAGACCCTGACCGTCGTTTGGCACAAGCGCGATCGCTACGATCGACTGGTCGGTAAGCTCATGCTCGACGGGGCCGACGTGAACCTGGCCCTGGTGCGAGCCGGCTACGCTTGGTGGTATCGCTCTTACGCGGGCGAGCAATCCCCGAGCGACCG
The nucleotide sequence above comes from Thiocapsa rosea. Encoded proteins:
- a CDS encoding tyrosine-type recombinase/integrase, yielding MSATPNPISPLRQRMLEDMRMRKLGEKTQAGYLRAVRDFNVFLERSPANATAEDVRRYQLHLADRGVSAISINAALTGLRFFFDITLDRVAVMAKVAHVHQPRTLPVILSVEEVTRLLEAAPGLKYRAALSVAYGAGLRASEVVSLKVGDIDSERMSIRVEQGKGHRDRYAMLSPTLLEVLRAWWREGHARGRMLPGGWLFPGQNPVDPMSTRQLNRACHAAADEAGITKRVSLHTLRHSFATHLLEQKVDIRVIQVLLGHRKLENTALYSQVATRTLREVTGPLERLGGGNPAPA
- a CDS encoding thermonuclease family protein, which produces MSLSLLRLLPALLVLTLPFFPPAHAYTLNGKVVRILDGDTVEVLDANQRTHRVRLAGIDAPESKQPFGAKAKRVLSELVGGETLTVVWHKRDRYDRLVGKLMLDGADVNLALVRAGYAWWYRSYAGEQSPSDRRLYEAAEKAARRDGVGLWADPRPIAPWDWRGGGNAVPPKPSSGACPCDSGRLCTGPKGGIYCVRESGSKKYFPRD